Proteins encoded together in one Paracidovorax wautersii window:
- a CDS encoding ABC transporter substrate-binding protein, producing MKAKLTKMAMVLGAMGLAASAVQAQDKVKIGFITDMSSLYADVEGKNGAVAIQMAIDDFGGKVLGLPIELLTADHQNKADIAASKAREWIDTQGLTMVFSGTNSGTALALAKVAQEKKRVMINNGAASSALTNEQCTPYTVHYAYDTVALSKGTGATIVDGGGKSWFFLTADYAFGHALEADASTVIKAKGGTVVGSVRHPLNASDFSSFLLQAQNSKAQVLGLANAGGDTINSIKAAKEFGIGKNMKLAGLLIFYSDIHSLGLRNTEGLQFTTSWYWDLNDETRKFADKFMEKTKRRPTEIQAADYSATMNYLKAVEAAKTVDADKVMEAWRGMKMNDFFGSGYLRADGRYVHDMYLMQVKAPSESKGTWDYYKLIKKLPGEEVFATKAESKCALWK from the coding sequence ATGAAAGCGAAGCTCACGAAAATGGCGATGGTGCTGGGCGCCATGGGCCTGGCCGCCTCGGCTGTGCAGGCACAGGACAAGGTGAAGATCGGCTTCATCACCGACATGTCCAGCCTGTATGCGGACGTGGAAGGCAAGAACGGCGCGGTCGCCATCCAGATGGCCATCGACGACTTCGGCGGCAAGGTGCTGGGCCTGCCCATCGAACTGCTGACGGCCGACCACCAGAACAAGGCCGACATCGCGGCGTCCAAGGCACGCGAGTGGATCGACACGCAGGGCCTGACCATGGTCTTCAGCGGCACCAACTCCGGCACGGCGCTGGCGCTGGCCAAGGTGGCGCAGGAAAAGAAGCGCGTGATGATCAACAACGGCGCGGCCTCGTCGGCGCTGACCAACGAGCAGTGCACGCCCTATACGGTGCATTACGCGTACGACACGGTCGCCTTGTCCAAGGGCACGGGCGCCACCATCGTGGACGGCGGCGGCAAGAGCTGGTTCTTCCTGACCGCGGACTACGCCTTCGGCCACGCGCTGGAGGCCGATGCCTCTACCGTCATCAAGGCCAAGGGCGGCACGGTGGTGGGCTCTGTGCGCCATCCGCTCAATGCGTCGGACTTCTCGTCCTTCCTGCTGCAGGCGCAGAACTCCAAGGCCCAGGTGCTGGGCCTGGCCAACGCCGGTGGCGACACCATCAACTCGATCAAGGCGGCCAAGGAGTTCGGCATCGGCAAGAACATGAAGCTCGCCGGCCTGCTGATCTTCTACAGCGACATCCACAGCCTGGGCCTGCGCAACACCGAAGGCCTGCAGTTCACCACCAGCTGGTACTGGGACCTGAACGACGAGACGCGCAAGTTCGCCGACAAGTTCATGGAGAAGACCAAGCGCCGCCCTACCGAGATCCAGGCGGCCGACTACTCCGCCACCATGAACTACCTCAAGGCCGTCGAGGCTGCCAAGACCGTCGATGCCGACAAGGTCATGGAGGCCTGGCGCGGCATGAAGATGAACGACTTCTTCGGCTCGGGCTACCTGCGTGCCGACGGCCGCTACGTGCACGACATGTACCTCATGCAGGTGAAGGCGCCGTCCGAATCCAAGGGCACGTGGGACTACTACAAGCTCATCAAGAAGCTGCCGGGCGAAGAGGTCTTCGCCACCAAGGCCGAAAGCAAGTGCGCCCTGTGGAAATGA
- a CDS encoding ABC transporter substrate-binding protein: MKAKLTQLALVIGALGLAASAAQAQEKVKIGFITDMSSLYADVEGKNGAVAIQMAIDDFGGKVLGQPVELVTADHQNKADIAASKAREWIDTQGLTMLFGGTNSGTGLALAKVAQEKKRVFIVNGAGTSALTNEQCSPYTVHYAYDTVALAKGTGSAVVKQGGKDWYFLTADYAFGAALEADTAKVVKEAGGKVVGSVKHPLNASDFSSFLLQAQNSKAQILGLANAGGDTINAIKAAREFGINKSMKMAGLLVFITDIHSLGLKNTEGLLLTTSWDWNLNDKTREFGRKFFAKTKRMPTDIQAADYSATMNYLKAVEAAKSTDADKVMEKLKSTPIDDFYAKGTIRPDGRFAHDMYLVQVKAPSESKEPWDYYKVVSKLPADQVWTTKAESKCTLWK, from the coding sequence ATGAAAGCGAAACTCACGCAACTGGCTCTGGTCATCGGCGCCCTGGGCCTGGCCGCTTCCGCCGCACAGGCGCAAGAGAAAGTGAAGATCGGTTTCATCACCGACATGTCGAGCCTGTACGCCGACGTGGAAGGCAAGAACGGCGCCGTGGCCATCCAGATGGCCATCGACGACTTCGGCGGCAAGGTGCTGGGCCAGCCGGTCGAGCTCGTCACGGCGGACCACCAGAACAAGGCGGACATCGCCGCGTCCAAGGCGCGCGAGTGGATCGACACGCAGGGGCTGACCATGCTGTTCGGCGGCACCAACTCCGGCACCGGCCTGGCGCTGGCGAAGGTGGCGCAGGAGAAGAAACGCGTGTTCATCGTCAACGGTGCCGGCACCTCGGCCCTGACCAACGAGCAGTGCAGCCCCTACACCGTGCACTACGCGTACGACACCGTGGCGCTGGCTAAGGGCACCGGCAGCGCGGTGGTTAAGCAGGGCGGCAAGGACTGGTACTTCCTCACGGCCGACTACGCCTTCGGCGCGGCCCTGGAGGCCGACACCGCCAAGGTGGTCAAGGAAGCCGGCGGCAAGGTGGTGGGCAGCGTCAAGCACCCGCTGAATGCCTCCGACTTCTCGTCCTTCCTGCTGCAGGCGCAGAACTCCAAGGCGCAGATCCTGGGCCTGGCCAACGCGGGCGGCGACACCATCAACGCCATCAAGGCCGCGCGCGAGTTCGGCATCAACAAAAGCATGAAGATGGCCGGCCTGCTGGTGTTCATCACCGACATCCACAGCCTGGGCCTGAAGAACACCGAGGGACTGCTGCTCACCACCAGCTGGGACTGGAACCTGAACGACAAGACGCGCGAGTTCGGCCGCAAGTTCTTCGCCAAGACCAAGCGCATGCCCACCGACATCCAGGCCGCCGACTACTCGGCCACCATGAACTATCTGAAGGCCGTGGAGGCCGCCAAGAGCACCGACGCCGACAAGGTGATGGAGAAGCTCAAGTCCACGCCCATCGACGACTTCTACGCCAAGGGCACCATCCGTCCCGATGGCCGTTTCGCGCACGACATGTACTTGGTGCAGGTCAAGGCGCCGTCCGAATCGAAGGAGCCCTGGGACTACTACAAGGTCGTGAGCAAGCTGCCCGCCGACCAGGTGTGGACCACCAAGGCCGAAAGCAAGTGCACGCTGTGGAAGTGA
- a CDS encoding ABC transporter ATP-binding protein, with amino-acid sequence MTAPALEIRGLEAWYGESHVLHGVDIVVQPGEVVTLLGRNGAGRTSTMRAVMGLTGSRKGSVKINGVETIQMPTHRIAHLGVGYCPEERGIFSSLSCEENLLLPPVLKTGMQGMSVDEIYAMFPNLAERRHSQGTRLSGGEQQMLAVARILRTGAKLLLLDEISEGLAPVIVQALARMITTLRQKGYTVVMVEQNFRFAAPLADRFYVMEHGRIALQFGAPELEARMPVLNELLGV; translated from the coding sequence ATGACCGCTCCCGCACTTGAAATCCGCGGCCTCGAAGCCTGGTATGGCGAATCGCACGTGCTGCATGGCGTGGACATCGTCGTGCAGCCCGGCGAGGTCGTCACGCTGCTGGGCCGCAACGGCGCCGGTCGCACATCCACCATGCGGGCGGTGATGGGCCTGACGGGCTCGCGCAAGGGCTCGGTCAAGATCAACGGCGTCGAGACCATCCAGATGCCGACGCACCGCATCGCCCATCTGGGCGTGGGCTACTGCCCCGAAGAGCGCGGCATCTTCTCCAGCCTGTCGTGCGAAGAGAACCTGCTGCTGCCGCCGGTGCTCAAGACCGGCATGCAGGGCATGTCGGTGGACGAGATCTATGCCATGTTCCCCAACCTGGCGGAGCGGCGCCACAGCCAGGGTACGCGCCTGTCGGGGGGCGAGCAGCAGATGCTGGCCGTGGCGCGCATCCTGCGCACGGGCGCCAAGCTGCTGCTGCTCGATGAAATCTCGGAAGGTCTGGCCCCCGTCATCGTGCAGGCCCTGGCCCGCATGATCACCACGCTGCGCCAGAAGGGCTACACGGTCGTGATGGTCGAGCAGAACTTCCGCTTCGCCGCGCCGCTGGCCGACCGCTTCTACGTCATGGAGCATGGCCGCATCGCCCTGCAGTTCGGCGCCCCCGAGCTGGAGGCCCGCATGCCCGTGCTGAACGAACTGCTCGGCGTCTGA
- a CDS encoding ABC transporter ATP-binding protein, translating into MSDVILQTHSLTKVFKGFTAVSDVNLSVRRGSIHALIGPNGAGKTTCFNLLTKFLEPTSGEIRFNGEDITREHPAQIARRGVIRSFQISAVFPHLTLLENVRLGLQRKLGTSFHFWRSEKTLHQLDDRAMQLLTEVGLEDLADEVTVNLPYGRKRALEIATTLAMEPELMLLDEPTQGMGHEDVDRVTQLIKKVSAGRTILMVEHNMKVIATIADCITVLQRGAVLAEGPYEEVSRNPQVMEAYMGTTDGQLQGAH; encoded by the coding sequence ATGAGCGATGTCATTCTCCAAACCCACAGCCTGACCAAGGTGTTCAAGGGTTTCACTGCGGTCAGCGACGTCAATCTGTCGGTGCGCCGCGGCTCCATCCACGCATTGATCGGGCCGAACGGCGCGGGCAAGACCACCTGCTTCAATCTGCTGACCAAGTTCCTGGAACCCACGTCCGGCGAGATCCGATTCAACGGCGAAGACATCACGCGGGAGCACCCCGCGCAGATCGCCCGGCGCGGCGTGATCCGCTCGTTCCAGATCTCCGCGGTGTTCCCGCATCTCACGCTGCTGGAGAACGTGCGCCTGGGCCTGCAGCGCAAGCTCGGCACCTCCTTCCATTTCTGGCGCAGCGAAAAGACGCTGCACCAGCTCGACGACCGCGCCATGCAGCTGCTGACCGAAGTGGGGCTGGAAGACCTGGCCGACGAAGTCACCGTGAACCTGCCCTACGGCCGCAAGCGCGCGCTGGAGATCGCCACCACGCTGGCGATGGAGCCCGAGCTGATGCTGCTGGACGAACCTACGCAGGGCATGGGCCATGAAGACGTGGACCGCGTCACCCAGCTCATCAAGAAGGTGTCGGCAGGCCGCACCATCCTCATGGTCGAACACAACATGAAGGTCATCGCCACCATCGCCGATTGCATCACCGTGCTTCAGCGCGGCGCCGTGCTGGCCGAGGGGCCGTACGAAGAGGTCTCCCGCAATCCGCAGGTCATGGAGGCCTATATGGGTACCACCGACGGCCAACTGCAAGGAGCGCATTGA
- a CDS encoding TOBE domain-containing protein gives MAPMQQRVSFSDALSHGQADRRIDILRRIGVDGSISQAARAVGVSYKAAWQALDTLTNLAGVPLVERAVGGVGGGGTQLTAAGRQLLDAADAMAQARRSVFDGLEATGGPGAAAARLTVRTSMRNQWPCVVESLERLGPLVRVHLRGALQQGAGTGLAVCARITRESAELLALRRGVPVLALCKATAVRAAVLPAASAVAAPSLPNQWSGAITRVARGPLEHEVSAQLDAGVQIVGFARAAQALRVRGRVLLSVDESAVVLAAID, from the coding sequence ATGGCGCCCATGCAGCAGCGTGTTTCCTTTTCAGATGCCTTGAGCCATGGGCAGGCCGATCGGCGCATCGACATCCTGCGCCGCATCGGCGTGGACGGTTCCATCTCCCAGGCTGCGCGGGCGGTGGGCGTCAGCTACAAGGCGGCGTGGCAGGCGCTGGACACACTGACCAATCTGGCGGGCGTGCCCCTGGTGGAACGGGCCGTGGGGGGCGTGGGCGGCGGTGGTACGCAGCTCACCGCGGCAGGGCGTCAGCTGCTGGATGCGGCCGATGCGATGGCGCAGGCACGCCGCTCCGTGTTCGACGGCCTTGAAGCCACCGGTGGACCGGGCGCCGCGGCGGCGCGCCTGACCGTGCGCACCAGCATGCGCAACCAGTGGCCGTGCGTGGTCGAGTCACTGGAGCGCCTGGGCCCCCTCGTGCGTGTGCATCTGCGCGGCGCTCTGCAGCAGGGCGCCGGGACGGGGCTGGCCGTGTGCGCGCGCATCACCCGCGAGAGTGCCGAGCTGCTGGCGCTGCGCCGCGGTGTGCCGGTGCTGGCGCTGTGCAAGGCCACTGCGGTGCGTGCCGCGGTCCTGCCGGCCGCTTCCGCCGTGGCTGCGCCGTCCCTGCCCAACCAATGGAGCGGCGCAATCACGCGCGTGGCGCGGGGGCCGCTGGAGCATGAGGTGTCGGCGCAATTGGATGCCGGCGTGCAGATCGTCGGCTTCGCGCGGGCCGCGCAGGCGTTGCGTGTCCGCGGCCGTGTGCTGCTGTCGGTGGATGAGTCCGCCGTGGTGCTGGCGGCCATCGATTGA
- a CDS encoding TRAP transporter small permease subunit, with the protein MSGLLKLAMGVDWLSTQLSKLAAWAVLAAAVISAGNAFIRYGLDISSNAWLEIQWYLFGTTVMLGAPLVLKLNEHVRVDIIYGKLRGKGPVLVDLFGLLFFLLPVMGLLTWLTAPFFWNMFVTKEMSGNIGGLIRWPAGLLLPVGFGAMFLQGLAEVVKRVAVLTGHLNMTTHYEKPVQ; encoded by the coding sequence GTGTCAGGACTCCTCAAACTGGCGATGGGCGTGGACTGGCTGTCCACCCAGCTCAGCAAGCTGGCCGCCTGGGCCGTGCTGGCCGCCGCGGTCATATCGGCGGGCAACGCGTTCATCCGCTACGGCCTCGACATCAGCTCCAACGCCTGGCTCGAGATCCAGTGGTACCTCTTCGGCACGACGGTGATGCTGGGTGCGCCGCTGGTGCTCAAGCTCAACGAGCACGTGCGCGTGGACATCATCTACGGCAAGCTGCGCGGCAAGGGGCCGGTGCTGGTCGACCTGTTCGGCCTGCTGTTCTTCCTGCTGCCGGTGATGGGCCTTCTTACCTGGCTCACCGCGCCGTTCTTCTGGAACATGTTCGTCACCAAGGAAATGTCCGGGAACATCGGCGGCCTGATCCGCTGGCCTGCCGGCCTGCTGCTGCCCGTGGGTTTCGGCGCCATGTTCCTGCAGGGACTGGCGGAGGTGGTCAAGCGCGTCGCCGTGCTCACCGGCCACCTGAACATGACCACGCACTACGAGAAGCCGGTGCAGTAA
- a CDS encoding TRAP transporter large permease subunit: MHMENFAPIMFAGLIVIMLIGFPVAFSLSALGLFCGFFAIEMGWFPANFMANLPINMFGILSNDLLLAIPFFTLMGAVLEKCGLAEDMLDSMGQLFGPVRGGLGYSVIIVGFILGAITGTVAGQVIAMAMISLPVMMRYGYNMRYSTGVLAASGTITQLVPPSLVLIVMADQLGRSVGDMYKGAWGPAILQVLIFAIYTFILSRIRPDYVPGLPKTARTLHGWALWGKCLRGIIPSAILIFAVLGSMGGLPFMDHAIATPTEAGAMGAVGSLILAAIHKRLSWALLKDAMNGTMRLTAMVVFILIGSRVFSLVFQGVDGAIWIEHMLTDLPGGQIGFLIVVNIFIFFLAFFLDFFEIAFIILPLLGPVAHKLGIDLVWFGVLLCVNMQTSFMHPPFGFALFYLRGISDTLFKEKRIDRPVKSSDIYMGSIPWVVMQLLLVAIVIFFPQTVTVFLDKEVEVDLDKVQLEMPADSMPENNIDMDNPFGNAPAEPAAADPAAGASTPQ, from the coding sequence ATGCACATGGAAAATTTCGCCCCGATCATGTTCGCGGGGCTGATCGTGATCATGCTGATCGGGTTCCCGGTCGCATTTTCACTGTCTGCACTGGGGCTGTTCTGCGGCTTCTTCGCCATCGAAATGGGCTGGTTCCCGGCCAACTTCATGGCCAACCTGCCCATCAACATGTTCGGCATCCTGTCGAACGACCTGCTGCTGGCCATCCCCTTCTTCACGCTGATGGGCGCCGTGCTCGAGAAATGCGGCCTGGCCGAGGACATGCTCGACTCCATGGGCCAGCTCTTCGGCCCCGTGCGCGGCGGCCTGGGCTACTCGGTCATCATCGTGGGCTTCATCCTGGGTGCGATCACGGGCACCGTGGCCGGCCAGGTCATCGCCATGGCCATGATCTCGCTGCCGGTGATGATGCGCTACGGCTACAACATGCGCTACTCGACGGGCGTGCTGGCGGCCTCGGGCACCATCACGCAGCTCGTGCCGCCCTCGCTGGTGCTGATCGTCATGGCGGACCAGCTGGGCCGTTCGGTGGGTGACATGTACAAGGGCGCCTGGGGCCCGGCCATTCTGCAGGTGCTGATCTTCGCGATCTACACCTTCATCCTGAGCCGCATCCGCCCCGACTACGTGCCCGGTCTGCCCAAGACGGCACGCACGCTGCACGGCTGGGCGCTGTGGGGCAAGTGCCTGCGCGGCATCATCCCCTCGGCCATCCTGATCTTTGCCGTGCTGGGCTCCATGGGTGGCCTGCCGTTCATGGACCACGCCATCGCCACGCCGACGGAAGCGGGCGCGATGGGCGCCGTGGGCTCGCTCATCCTCGCGGCGATCCACAAGCGCCTGAGCTGGGCCCTGCTCAAGGATGCCATGAACGGCACCATGCGCCTGACCGCCATGGTGGTGTTCATCCTGATCGGCTCGCGGGTGTTCTCCCTGGTGTTCCAAGGCGTGGACGGAGCCATCTGGATCGAGCACATGCTCACCGACCTGCCGGGCGGCCAGATCGGCTTCCTGATCGTAGTGAACATCTTCATCTTCTTCCTGGCGTTCTTCCTCGACTTCTTCGAGATCGCCTTCATCATCCTGCCGCTGCTGGGCCCCGTGGCGCACAAGCTGGGCATCGACCTGGTGTGGTTCGGCGTGCTGCTGTGTGTCAACATGCAGACCAGTTTCATGCACCCGCCGTTCGGCTTCGCCCTCTTCTACCTGCGCGGCATCTCCGACACGCTGTTCAAGGAAAAGCGCATCGACCGGCCCGTCAAATCGAGCGACATCTACATGGGCTCCATCCCCTGGGTGGTGATGCAGCTGCTGCTGGTGGCCATCGTGATCTTCTTCCCGCAGACCGTGACGGTGTTCCTCGACAAGGAGGTCGAGGTGGACCTGGACAAGGTACAGCTGGAGATGCCGGCGGACTCCATGCCTGAGAACAACATCGACATGGACAACCCGTTCGGCAATGCGCCTGCCGAACCGGCCGCTGCAGACCCTGCGGCCGGCGCCAGCACGCCGCAATGA
- a CDS encoding BCCT family transporter — protein MQINPPVFYLSAALVLAFAVYGAVFTDQAGRVFNAIQARIVEDFSWLYVASTAGFLFFVLFLMASRYGDIKLGPDDSEPEYSYPSWFAMLFSAGMGIGIIFFGVAEPIQHYVSPPTGEGGTLAAARRAMTLTFFHWGLHAWAIYIVVGLALAYFSFRRGLPLTIRSALYPLIGRRIHGPIGHAVDIFAVLGTMFGIATSLGLGVLQVNAGFSHLFGVPSTLWVQIALIAVITAMATGSVVSGLDKGIRRLSELNIGIAVVLLVFVLVTGSTVFLLKAFVQNIGAYLGDVIPRTFSLYAYEPNPWFGEWTLFYWGWWIAWSPFVGMFIARISRGRTIRQFVTGVLLVPVLFTFLWMTVFGNTALLMEMDGAAPIARVVDENISLALFALLEHLPWPTITAGLATLLVILFFVTSADSGALVIDMITSGAETPSPVWQRIFWAVSAGVVSAVLLATGGLQALQTAAIASALPFVVIMVLMCYGVLRALQTESATPGGLPIVATEDDDASMTWEQRLDSIIRYHRRGEIETYLQDVATPALEAVAAQVREGGLEATVQQDDGRVALAVQHGDRGAFVFTVTARGFRMPSFAWADTARDTGARLHYRAMARTTDADAPHDVTGFTQEQLIHDFLVRYGRFRNTRRLG, from the coding sequence ATGCAGATCAACCCGCCCGTGTTCTACCTGTCGGCCGCCCTCGTGCTGGCCTTCGCGGTGTACGGCGCCGTCTTCACCGACCAGGCCGGCCGCGTGTTCAATGCGATACAGGCCCGCATCGTCGAGGACTTCAGCTGGCTCTACGTCGCCAGCACGGCGGGATTCCTGTTCTTCGTGCTGTTCCTGATGGCCAGCCGCTACGGCGACATCAAGCTGGGGCCCGACGATTCCGAGCCCGAGTACAGCTACCCCTCGTGGTTCGCCATGTTGTTCAGCGCGGGCATGGGAATCGGCATCATCTTCTTCGGCGTGGCCGAGCCGATACAGCACTATGTTTCGCCGCCCACCGGCGAAGGCGGCACGCTGGCCGCGGCGCGGCGGGCCATGACCCTCACCTTCTTCCACTGGGGGCTGCACGCGTGGGCGATCTATATCGTGGTGGGGCTGGCGCTGGCTTACTTCTCCTTCCGGCGGGGGCTGCCGCTCACCATCCGCTCAGCCTTGTACCCGCTCATCGGCCGGCGCATCCACGGCCCGATCGGCCACGCGGTGGACATCTTCGCGGTGCTCGGCACCATGTTCGGTATCGCCACCTCGCTCGGTCTCGGCGTGCTGCAGGTCAACGCCGGCTTCTCGCACCTGTTCGGGGTGCCTTCCACGCTGTGGGTGCAGATCGCGCTCATCGCCGTCATCACCGCCATGGCCACCGGATCGGTCGTGTCCGGGCTGGACAAGGGCATCCGCCGTCTGAGCGAGCTGAACATCGGCATCGCCGTGGTGCTGCTGGTCTTCGTGCTGGTGACCGGCTCCACGGTGTTCCTGCTCAAGGCGTTCGTGCAGAACATCGGCGCTTACCTCGGCGACGTGATTCCGCGCACCTTCTCGCTGTACGCCTATGAGCCCAACCCGTGGTTCGGCGAATGGACGCTGTTCTACTGGGGCTGGTGGATCGCCTGGTCGCCCTTCGTGGGCATGTTCATCGCCCGCATCTCGCGCGGCCGGACCATCCGCCAGTTCGTCACCGGCGTGCTGCTGGTGCCGGTGCTCTTCACCTTCCTGTGGATGACGGTGTTCGGCAACACCGCCCTGCTGATGGAAATGGACGGCGCCGCGCCCATCGCCCGCGTGGTGGACGAGAACATCTCGCTGGCGCTCTTCGCCCTGCTGGAGCACCTGCCGTGGCCCACCATCACCGCCGGTCTGGCGACGTTGCTGGTGATCCTGTTCTTCGTGACCTCCGCCGATTCGGGCGCGCTGGTGATCGACATGATCACCTCGGGCGCGGAAACGCCGTCGCCCGTGTGGCAGCGCATCTTCTGGGCGGTGTCCGCCGGCGTGGTGTCTGCGGTCCTGCTGGCCACGGGAGGCCTGCAGGCCCTGCAGACAGCCGCCATCGCCAGCGCCCTGCCCTTCGTGGTGATCATGGTGCTGATGTGCTACGGCGTGCTGCGTGCCCTGCAGACCGAAAGCGCAACGCCAGGCGGTCTGCCCATCGTGGCCACGGAGGACGACGACGCCAGCATGACCTGGGAGCAGCGGCTGGATTCGATCATCCGCTACCACCGCCGCGGTGAGATCGAGACCTACCTGCAGGACGTGGCGACGCCCGCGCTGGAAGCCGTTGCGGCCCAGGTACGGGAGGGCGGCCTGGAGGCCACGGTGCAGCAGGACGACGGCCGCGTGGCGCTGGCGGTGCAGCATGGCGACCGGGGCGCTTTCGTGTTCACGGTGACCGCGCGTGGCTTCCGCATGCCCAGTTTCGCCTGGGCCGATACGGCCCGCGATACGGGCGCCCGCTTGCACTACCGCGCCATGGCCCGGACGACCGATGCCGATGCGCCGCACGACGTGACGGGATTCACGCAAGAGCAGCTCATCCACGACTTTCTGGTGCGCTATGGACGCTTCCGCAACACGCGCCGGCTGGGGTAA
- a CDS encoding TRAP transporter substrate-binding protein, translated as MDRRSILKHAGIAGVLAAGAAPAVHAQAAIRWRLASSFPKSLDTIYGTAEVFSKKVSEATGGKFQISVHAGGELMPAFGVVDGVQSASVEMAHTAPYYFYGKDPTFCLGCAVPFGLNARQMNAWMYEGNGLKLMREFYAKYNIINLPGGNTGAQMGGWFRKEIKSVADLKGLKFRTNPFAGKVLEPFGVIPQSIPGADLYPALEKGTIDALEWVGPYDDQKLGFNKVAPFYYYPGWWEGGPQLDFYINTKAWEGLPAEYKAVVEASASHANISMLAKYDARNPAAIKQLVGSGTKLRPFTQDVMSAAFKSAQQIYADLNNTNPEWKKIYPDYSKFLAEQNAWFRFTEGTFDRFMQQQKL; from the coding sequence ATGGACCGTCGTTCCATCCTCAAGCATGCAGGCATCGCCGGCGTGCTGGCAGCAGGTGCCGCACCTGCCGTGCATGCCCAGGCCGCCATCCGCTGGCGCTTGGCGTCGAGCTTCCCCAAGTCCCTGGACACGATCTACGGCACGGCCGAGGTCTTCTCCAAGAAGGTCAGCGAAGCGACGGGCGGCAAGTTCCAGATCTCCGTGCACGCCGGTGGCGAGCTGATGCCCGCCTTCGGCGTGGTGGACGGCGTGCAGAGCGCCTCTGTCGAGATGGCGCACACGGCGCCCTACTACTTCTACGGCAAGGACCCCACCTTCTGCCTGGGCTGCGCCGTGCCCTTCGGCCTCAATGCCCGCCAGATGAACGCCTGGATGTACGAGGGCAACGGCCTGAAGCTGATGCGCGAGTTCTACGCCAAGTACAACATCATCAACCTGCCGGGCGGCAACACCGGCGCGCAGATGGGTGGCTGGTTCCGCAAGGAAATCAAGTCGGTCGCCGACCTCAAGGGCCTGAAGTTCCGTACCAATCCCTTCGCAGGCAAGGTTCTCGAGCCCTTCGGTGTGATTCCGCAGTCCATCCCCGGCGCCGACCTGTATCCCGCGCTGGAGAAGGGCACGATCGACGCCCTGGAATGGGTGGGGCCGTACGACGACCAGAAGCTGGGCTTCAACAAGGTCGCGCCGTTCTACTACTACCCCGGCTGGTGGGAAGGCGGCCCACAGCTCGACTTCTACATCAACACCAAGGCCTGGGAAGGGCTGCCGGCCGAGTACAAGGCCGTCGTGGAAGCCTCGGCGTCGCACGCCAACATCTCCATGCTGGCCAAGTACGATGCCCGCAACCCCGCTGCCATCAAGCAGCTGGTGGGCTCCGGCACCAAGCTGCGCCCCTTCACGCAAGACGTGATGAGCGCGGCATTCAAGTCGGCCCAGCAGATCTACGCCGATCTGAACAACACCAACCCCGAGTGGAAGAAGATCTACCCCGACTACTCGAAATTCCTGGCCGAGCAGAACGCCTGGTTCCGCTTCACCGAAGGCACCTTCGACCGCTTCATGCAGCAGCAGAAGCTGTGA